In Vicinamibacteria bacterium, a genomic segment contains:
- a CDS encoding phosphate ABC transporter ATP-binding protein → MTQQPESPSSDGRDLLPERLQTPAPGTTEGPPSLAIRTRRLNLWYGTFQALFDVDLEVKNGIITSLIGPSGCGKTTLLRSVNRINERLGYVRTQGTIDVLGKNIYDSDVEPAQLRKQVGMVFQRPNPLPISIRENILFGFHLHRRPGEKVSRRDEDTVVEQSLRQVLLWDAVKDRLGGRAIELSLEEQQKLCIARLLPVKPAILLMDEPCSALDPDGTEAVEELIWELRGEYTILIVTHNMAQARRASDECAFMLMGKLVEHARTEDMFVTPEHQETADYIEGRYG, encoded by the coding sequence ATGACCCAGCAACCGGAATCGCCTTCGAGCGACGGTCGAGATCTTCTCCCGGAACGCCTCCAGACGCCCGCCCCGGGTACGACCGAGGGGCCTCCTTCCCTGGCGATTCGGACACGCCGGCTCAATCTGTGGTACGGGACGTTTCAAGCCCTGTTCGATGTGGATCTCGAAGTCAAGAACGGCATCATCACGTCGTTGATCGGACCGTCGGGTTGTGGAAAGACGACGCTTCTGAGATCGGTCAACCGCATCAACGAGCGATTGGGCTATGTTCGTACCCAGGGGACCATCGACGTCCTGGGCAAGAACATCTACGATTCCGATGTCGAGCCGGCGCAGCTTCGAAAGCAAGTGGGCATGGTCTTCCAGCGCCCCAACCCACTGCCGATCTCGATTCGCGAGAACATCCTCTTTGGATTCCATCTTCACCGTCGTCCGGGCGAAAAGGTGTCGAGGCGCGACGAGGACACCGTCGTGGAGCAATCTCTGCGGCAGGTACTCTTGTGGGATGCGGTGAAAGATCGGCTCGGCGGCCGGGCCATCGAGCTCTCGCTCGAAGAGCAGCAGAAGCTCTGCATCGCCCGGTTGTTGCCGGTCAAGCCCGCGATCTTGCTCATGGACGAGCCCTGTTCCGCTCTGGATCCAGATGGCACCGAGGCGGTGGAAGAATTGATCTGGGAGCTTCGCGGCGAGTACACGATCCTGATCGTGACCCACAACATGGCTCAAGCTCGCCGGGCCAGCGACGAATGTGCCTTCATGCTCATGGGCAAGCTGGTGGAGCATGCTCGAACCGAGGACATGTTCGTGACGCCGGAGCATCAGGAGACGGCGGATTACATCGAAGGCCGCTACGGCTGA
- a CDS encoding putative porin, which produces MLKRWISASLTVLGFAAPVRALQEEETPKAWYDRLDFGGDLRLRYEGFNWEGQFEDGRRDRLRYRFRVGFDIELTKSIRGGFRLRSGDPKDPVSDNQTFGGGFDKDAISLAEFYADFDITDSVSVIAGKFDHADYWEVSDLHWDDDVVVEGAIQRFAIRSSEGALARIDFSTYQFVLEEFSSREDSWVLGLQARPTIRLDESNELIVGAGFDKFVGPQAVVDLSLAGELTGNDVTNLLDRTGRLVSDFEILNVFGIWNYRRSGSWPAKLSVYYYKNTGAGDEAGIEPFTGVRAVGSDNDTAYFARIEAGRYDALGRLLFRYTRYDSEPDALLYAFLQSDTGRSSNVAGHRVDVRIGMPARQYINVTWYNTRPKIGDDFTMNRWQFDYIFRY; this is translated from the coding sequence GTGCTCAAACGTTGGATTTCTGCGTCTTTGACTGTATTGGGATTCGCCGCGCCCGTTCGTGCCCTCCAGGAAGAGGAGACGCCCAAGGCCTGGTATGACAGGCTGGATTTCGGGGGCGATCTGCGCTTGCGGTACGAGGGCTTCAACTGGGAAGGTCAATTCGAGGATGGACGACGGGACCGTCTACGCTATCGATTTCGCGTCGGCTTCGATATCGAGCTGACGAAATCCATTCGAGGCGGATTCCGGCTACGGAGCGGCGACCCGAAAGATCCCGTCTCCGACAACCAGACCTTCGGCGGAGGTTTCGACAAGGATGCAATCAGCCTCGCCGAGTTCTACGCCGACTTCGACATCACCGATTCGGTCTCGGTCATCGCCGGCAAGTTCGACCATGCAGATTACTGGGAGGTCTCGGACTTGCACTGGGACGACGACGTCGTCGTTGAGGGGGCGATCCAGCGTTTCGCCATCCGGAGCTCTGAAGGGGCTCTGGCGCGAATCGACTTCAGCACTTATCAATTCGTTCTCGAGGAATTCTCCTCGAGAGAGGATTCCTGGGTCCTGGGACTCCAGGCCCGTCCCACGATCCGGCTCGACGAATCGAACGAGCTCATCGTTGGTGCTGGCTTCGACAAGTTCGTCGGCCCCCAGGCCGTCGTCGACCTGAGCCTGGCAGGCGAGCTGACGGGAAACGACGTGACCAACCTACTCGATCGGACCGGCCGGCTGGTAAGCGACTTCGAGATCCTGAATGTATTCGGAATCTGGAATTATCGTCGGAGCGGGAGCTGGCCGGCCAAACTTTCTGTTTACTACTACAAAAACACCGGCGCCGGAGACGAAGCGGGTATCGAGCCCTTCACCGGAGTCAGGGCCGTGGGGAGCGATAACGACACGGCCTACTTCGCTCGTATCGAGGCAGGCCGTTACGACGCGCTCGGGCGGCTCTTGTTCCGATACACTCGTTACGACTCGGAGCCGGACGCCTTGCTCTACGCCTTCCTGCAATCGGACACGGGACGTTCTTCGAACGTCGCCGGTCACCGTGTCGACGTCAGGATCGGCATGCCAGCGAGACAGTACATCAACGTCACCTGGTACAACACGAGGCCCAAGATCGGCGACGACTTTACGATGAACCGGTGGCAGTTCGACTACATCTTCCGCTACTGA
- a CDS encoding VWA domain-containing protein — protein sequence MRRRKKGRQFENFSLSFLDVICCGFGAIILLLVLTKIGEPRFLEAIRSELEGLVAKLQQELFEIRGETNVFERNLRTKVEQLSEEREQIARLRGDLSAIQGEFAATEQLSEVNDIVEGRLLAAQQALTEEMQRLLGRSYRRSETDATIGGVPVDSEYIVFIIDTSGSMHNYAWPLVLQKMQEVLAVYPGVKGIQVMNDMGQYMFSSYAGKWIPDTPGRRRIILDRLRGWAPFSNSSPVEGIERAIRAFAAPDKKISLYVLGDEFTGDSIEEVVATVDRINRRGRDGKRLVRIHAIGFPVMFSRIGFPENTGVRFATLMRILCRENGGAFVGLSSVRP from the coding sequence ATGAGAAGAAGAAAGAAAGGCCGTCAGTTCGAGAATTTCAGCCTCTCGTTCCTGGATGTCATCTGCTGCGGCTTCGGCGCCATCATTCTGCTTCTCGTCCTCACGAAGATCGGCGAGCCGCGTTTCCTCGAGGCCATCCGATCCGAGCTCGAGGGGCTCGTTGCCAAACTGCAGCAGGAGCTATTCGAGATACGCGGTGAAACCAACGTTTTCGAGCGCAACCTCAGGACGAAGGTCGAGCAGCTTTCTGAAGAACGGGAGCAGATCGCGCGCCTCCGAGGGGACCTTTCCGCGATTCAAGGCGAGTTTGCGGCAACCGAGCAACTATCCGAGGTGAACGATATCGTGGAAGGACGGCTGCTTGCGGCACAACAGGCCCTGACCGAAGAGATGCAGCGATTGCTGGGAAGAAGCTATCGTCGAAGCGAGACCGACGCCACCATCGGCGGCGTTCCCGTCGACAGCGAGTACATCGTTTTCATCATCGACACCTCGGGAAGCATGCACAACTATGCCTGGCCGCTGGTGCTGCAGAAGATGCAGGAGGTGCTCGCCGTCTATCCCGGAGTCAAGGGCATCCAGGTCATGAACGACATGGGCCAGTACATGTTCTCCAGCTACGCGGGAAAGTGGATTCCCGACACCCCGGGAAGACGGCGAATCATCCTCGACCGATTGAGGGGGTGGGCACCGTTCAGCAACAGCAGTCCGGTCGAGGGCATCGAGCGAGCCATCCGTGCCTTTGCCGCGCCGGACAAGAAAATAAGCCTCTACGTTCTGGGAGACGAGTTCACCGGCGATTCCATCGAAGAGGTCGTTGCCACCGTCGACCGGATCAACCGGCGCGGCCGCGACGGAAAGCGTCTCGTACGCATCCACGCCATTGGCTTTCCGGTGATGTTCTCCCGCATCGGCTTCCCCGAGAACACCGGAGTTCGCTTCGCCACGCTGATGCGGATACTTTGCCGGGAGAACGGAGGCGCCTTCGTGGGGCTGAGCTCGGTCCGTCCTTGA
- a CDS encoding VWA domain-containing protein, which translates to MARRSRSVNVFGLAFLDAITCGFGAVVLFFMIINASFGKESGRNVAELRGEVDLLEVEVLEGVQRLVELRNSLRRIEQENVIAAGLSRRLIETVTVVQEELATYESSTLAKREHVNKLKADLKSLEEEVKRLSAAAPAEETPGDRVRSFVGDGDRQYLTGLKVGGRRILILLDSSASMLDETIVNIVRRRNMSDEVKRRSPKWQQAVSTVDWLTTQIPRESSFQVYTFSTDARPVIPDTDGNWLDGGSREKLEEAVQRVRGIVPANGTNLHAAFGAIHRMRPPPDNIYLLVDGLPTMGRQPPRGTTISGRDRLKLFEEAINLLRDSVPVNVILFPMEGDAMAASAFWKLALATGGAYVSPSEDWP; encoded by the coding sequence ATGGCCCGTCGCTCTCGATCGGTGAACGTATTCGGCCTCGCCTTTCTCGACGCCATTACTTGCGGGTTCGGCGCGGTGGTGCTCTTCTTCATGATCATCAACGCGAGCTTCGGAAAGGAATCCGGCCGCAACGTTGCCGAGCTTCGAGGCGAAGTCGACCTGCTCGAAGTGGAAGTCCTCGAAGGAGTTCAGAGGCTGGTCGAGCTTCGAAACTCCCTTCGGCGGATCGAGCAGGAGAACGTGATCGCGGCGGGGCTCTCTCGAAGGCTCATCGAGACCGTGACCGTGGTTCAGGAGGAGCTTGCCACCTACGAGAGCTCGACGCTTGCGAAACGGGAGCACGTCAACAAACTGAAGGCCGACTTGAAGTCCCTGGAAGAAGAAGTGAAACGCCTCTCCGCGGCCGCACCCGCCGAGGAGACCCCCGGAGACCGCGTACGTTCATTCGTCGGCGACGGGGATCGCCAGTACCTCACCGGGCTCAAGGTGGGAGGCCGACGTATTCTCATCCTGCTCGACTCGTCGGCGAGCATGCTCGACGAGACGATCGTCAACATCGTGCGGCGCCGCAACATGTCGGACGAGGTCAAGCGGCGCTCGCCCAAGTGGCAGCAAGCGGTGTCGACCGTAGACTGGCTCACCACCCAGATCCCTCGAGAGTCGAGCTTTCAGGTCTATACGTTCTCCACTGACGCTCGACCCGTCATTCCCGACACCGACGGCAACTGGCTCGACGGTGGGAGCCGCGAGAAGCTCGAGGAGGCGGTGCAACGCGTGAGAGGAATCGTGCCCGCCAACGGCACGAACCTCCATGCCGCTTTCGGTGCCATCCACCGGATGCGTCCCCCGCCTGACAACATCTATCTTCTCGTTGACGGGCTCCCCACCATGGGACGGCAACCTCCACGCGGTACAACCATCTCGGGGAGGGACCGGCTGAAGCTCTTCGAGGAGGCCATCAACCTCCTGCGGGACTCCGTTCCCGTCAACGTGATTCTCTTCCCCATGGAAGGCGACGCCATGGCGGCGAGCGCGTTCTGGAAACTCGCTCTTGCGACCGGCGGCGCTTACGTAAGCCCGTCCGAGGACTGGCCATGA
- a CDS encoding FHA domain-containing protein yields the protein MAALVLELNDAGILAMRSGVETPVLESPGYAVLDDGILLTGTPAERVARLKPRFRHTRFWDALDREPLAKPFPRKLTNADLVHAHLNGIWSELRPGVREVVLVVPGFYEDEQLGLLLGVARACGMPVTAIVDSSVGCPASSSIYLDLFLHRAAATTPGSREVRTDDEVGLTSLRDAWAALLARSFVRQTRFDPLHRAETEQQLHEELSDVLETLAEQDTASLTLPASGKAKRIEITRDEIVDCALPRYQRIAALAGESSPVAVSHRLGALPGFVGTLSGEVSVVPRGEAARTVFERWDDLPQPDKTGMLHLITSFEPKESVNAPPPPRTVTHILHEGVAYAIDPGPFVIGTELSAGERGLALASTPGVSRSHCRIRRVDGRTILVDSSRYGCHVNGFRVDNEAALQPGDRLRLGTSEVELQLIEVRD from the coding sequence ATGGCCGCGCTGGTACTCGAGCTGAACGATGCCGGCATCCTCGCGATGCGGAGCGGTGTGGAGACGCCGGTGCTCGAAAGTCCCGGTTATGCCGTGCTGGACGATGGCATCCTGCTGACCGGCACACCCGCCGAGAGAGTCGCGCGGCTCAAGCCTCGGTTTCGTCATACCCGTTTCTGGGACGCGCTCGATCGGGAGCCGCTCGCGAAGCCATTCCCCAGGAAGCTCACGAATGCCGATCTCGTCCACGCCCATCTAAACGGTATCTGGAGCGAGCTCCGCCCGGGAGTCCGGGAGGTCGTCCTCGTCGTGCCCGGTTTCTATGAAGACGAACAGCTCGGACTGCTGCTGGGAGTCGCTCGGGCATGCGGTATGCCGGTGACCGCCATCGTGGATTCGTCGGTCGGTTGTCCGGCAAGCTCGTCCATCTATCTGGACCTATTCCTCCATCGCGCTGCGGCGACTACGCCGGGAAGCCGTGAGGTTCGCACCGACGATGAAGTAGGCCTGACGTCGCTTCGCGACGCCTGGGCGGCCCTCCTGGCGCGCAGCTTCGTCCGCCAGACGCGCTTCGACCCGCTGCATCGAGCCGAGACCGAGCAGCAACTCCACGAAGAGCTTTCCGACGTCCTCGAAACGCTCGCCGAACAGGACACCGCGAGCCTGACGTTGCCGGCGTCGGGAAAAGCGAAACGAATCGAGATCACCCGAGACGAGATCGTCGACTGCGCGCTGCCCCGCTACCAGCGGATCGCGGCCCTGGCTGGCGAATCCAGCCCGGTTGCCGTGTCCCACCGTCTCGGCGCGTTGCCAGGATTCGTCGGCACCTTGTCGGGCGAGGTAAGCGTGGTTCCTCGCGGAGAAGCGGCACGAACCGTATTCGAGCGGTGGGACGATCTCCCGCAACCCGACAAAACGGGCATGCTTCACTTGATCACGAGCTTCGAGCCGAAAGAGTCGGTGAATGCCCCCCCTCCCCCTCGTACAGTCACGCACATCCTGCACGAGGGAGTCGCCTATGCCATCGACCCCGGGCCGTTCGTCATCGGCACCGAGCTCAGCGCAGGAGAGCGAGGGTTGGCTCTCGCCTCGACCCCAGGGGTATCGCGCAGCCATTGCCGTATTCGACGGGTAGACGGGCGTACCATCCTCGTGGACTCCAGCCGTTACGGATGTCACGTCAACGGCTTCCGCGTGGACAACGAAGCCGCTCTCCAGCCGGGCGATCGGCTTCGTCTCGGCACCTCGGAAGTCGAGCTCCAGCTCATCGAGGTCAGGGACTGA
- a CDS encoding MotA/TolQ/ExbB proton channel family protein, protein MKKDYPVEFVFQTLSLLVAIIVVHTVYVIVVRPNAELVLADQRAQMQADPSYVQQRSSWVIIRDFEQEACFILMLWAMAIMAYKGIMASREHRLLETELVPVSDGTKILPEDVREYARHIQTLPVAAQRLLLPRSLLSALHRFGATRNIQDVSTTARDVCEAQAEKLDSELSMVRYIAWAIPSIGFIGTVRGIGDALAQAHKAVEGDIAGVTESLGVAFNSTFIALLISIVLMFLLHQLQLQQERLVLDTETYVDQHLIQHLQVP, encoded by the coding sequence ATGAAAAAAGACTACCCGGTCGAGTTCGTCTTCCAGACGCTCTCGTTGCTCGTGGCCATTATCGTGGTCCATACCGTCTATGTGATCGTCGTGCGTCCAAACGCCGAGCTCGTTCTCGCCGACCAGCGGGCCCAGATGCAAGCCGATCCGAGCTACGTCCAGCAGCGCTCGTCGTGGGTCATCATCCGCGATTTCGAGCAGGAAGCCTGCTTCATCTTGATGCTCTGGGCGATGGCGATCATGGCGTACAAAGGCATCATGGCGAGCCGCGAGCACCGGCTCCTCGAGACCGAGCTCGTCCCGGTGAGCGACGGAACGAAGATATTGCCCGAGGACGTACGCGAGTACGCGCGGCACATTCAAACGCTTCCGGTTGCGGCCCAGAGGCTCCTGCTGCCGCGGTCGCTGCTTTCCGCCCTTCACCGCTTCGGCGCGACTCGCAACATCCAGGACGTGTCGACCACGGCGCGGGATGTCTGTGAGGCTCAGGCGGAAAAACTGGACTCCGAGCTCTCCATGGTCCGCTACATCGCCTGGGCGATCCCATCGATCGGATTCATCGGAACGGTGCGCGGCATCGGTGACGCGCTGGCACAGGCGCACAAGGCGGTGGAAGGGGACATCGCCGGGGTCACGGAGAGCCTGGGCGTAGCGTTCAATTCGACGTTCATCGCGCTTCTCATCAGCATCGTGCTGATGTTCCTGCTCCATCAACTCCAGCTCCAACAAGAACGGCTGGTTCTCGATACCGAAACTTATGTCGACCAGCACCTCATCCAGCACCTCCAGGTTCCGTGA
- a CDS encoding PEGA domain-containing protein yields MSQGIELTDDGGTRRLQKDDFPLALPEDAPQAHIGLSENRLFVQPTDGSRVSVNGAPVSTSAWLHDGDVVEAGGVRLRVENGELRVTKRQKQRSGGPIQPAAFEPTSFAPERGRSPFRPLALAFWGVLVVLGLFGWFVFTARSVALEFQPGPDAVEVSGTPFVFALGDTYLLRPGGYTVKAQKTGYRTLETRIDVTGDRNQLFRFALERLPGRLAISTTPSDGAIVSIDGREVGPTPLEPVELPPGEHHVEIRAERHREFETTVSVGGESTLTTLEAVLDPLWASITFLSEPAGATVLTGGRARGSTPMTVDLTEGTQEYEFVLSGYKPHQGRIHVEARKPQTVGPVPLVLSDGTLKLLSIPAESNVTVDGTYRGQTPLELDVSPGTSHRVELTRSGYESEALDVEVPSGEIRTMTIELEARSGDVLIAADPPDAELFVDGEPRGAASQTLRLVAVPHRIAIRKEGYESYETTVTPRPGLSLTVEVALANLAQKKAATLTKVVQSSKGHELRLVEPRRFSMGASRREPGRRANEALRDVEITRPFYIGATEVTNRQYREFKSAHRSGALSAHNLEIDHHPVVRVGWKDAAEYCNWLSAQESLAPAYQLRGSELVLADPPTNGYRLPTEAEWSLAARYATGEALKYPWGMSLPPAPGSGNFADLAAQGLVVTTLAGYDDGFATTAPVDSFPANPLGIRNLGGNVAEWTNDRYAINPGRGTGVETDPLGPTEGEFHVIRGSSYLHGSVTELRLSYRDYGSEPRPDVGFRIARWAEVTP; encoded by the coding sequence TTGAGCCAGGGGATCGAGCTCACCGACGACGGAGGGACTCGCCGACTCCAGAAGGACGACTTCCCGCTCGCTTTGCCGGAAGACGCACCGCAGGCACACATCGGACTGTCAGAGAATCGGCTCTTCGTCCAGCCCACGGATGGAAGCCGGGTCTCGGTCAACGGTGCCCCGGTCTCCACGTCGGCCTGGCTCCACGACGGCGATGTTGTGGAAGCGGGGGGCGTTCGCCTGCGCGTGGAGAACGGCGAGCTGCGCGTTACGAAAAGGCAGAAGCAACGCTCCGGCGGGCCGATCCAACCCGCTGCTTTCGAGCCGACCTCGTTCGCGCCGGAAAGAGGGCGCTCGCCGTTTCGACCCCTGGCACTGGCGTTCTGGGGCGTTCTCGTAGTTCTCGGTCTATTTGGCTGGTTCGTATTCACCGCCCGCTCCGTCGCCCTCGAGTTCCAGCCCGGACCCGACGCCGTCGAAGTCAGTGGCACACCGTTCGTCTTCGCCCTGGGAGACACCTATCTGCTCCGGCCGGGCGGATACACCGTCAAGGCTCAAAAAACCGGCTATCGAACGCTCGAAACTCGTATCGATGTGACTGGCGACCGAAACCAGCTCTTTCGCTTTGCCCTCGAAAGGCTTCCCGGAAGACTCGCGATCTCGACGACCCCTTCCGATGGCGCTATCGTCAGTATCGACGGCCGGGAAGTCGGCCCCACGCCCCTCGAGCCCGTAGAGCTGCCTCCCGGCGAGCACCACGTCGAGATCCGAGCCGAACGTCATCGTGAATTCGAGACCACGGTAAGCGTGGGAGGGGAGAGCACGCTGACCACCCTCGAAGCGGTGCTCGATCCGCTATGGGCTTCCATTACCTTTCTTTCCGAGCCGGCTGGCGCGACGGTTCTGACTGGCGGAAGGGCTCGGGGCTCGACGCCGATGACCGTCGATTTGACGGAGGGAACGCAGGAATACGAGTTCGTGCTGTCGGGGTACAAGCCCCACCAGGGCCGGATACACGTCGAGGCTCGCAAGCCACAAACGGTCGGCCCGGTGCCGCTCGTCCTCTCCGATGGGACGCTCAAGCTGCTCAGCATTCCCGCGGAGTCGAACGTAACCGTCGACGGGACATACCGTGGACAGACACCTCTCGAGCTGGACGTGAGTCCGGGTACGTCCCACCGCGTCGAGCTTACGCGCTCGGGCTACGAATCCGAAGCCCTCGACGTCGAAGTTCCATCGGGCGAGATCAGGACGATGACGATCGAGCTAGAAGCCCGATCGGGGGACGTTCTCATCGCCGCCGATCCTCCAGATGCCGAGCTCTTCGTGGACGGAGAACCGCGAGGAGCGGCGAGCCAAACCCTTCGCCTCGTCGCCGTGCCCCATCGAATCGCGATCCGAAAAGAGGGCTATGAAAGCTACGAGACGACGGTCACCCCCCGGCCGGGCCTCTCTCTGACGGTCGAGGTGGCTTTGGCGAACCTTGCTCAGAAGAAAGCGGCCACGCTCACCAAAGTCGTTCAAAGCTCCAAGGGGCACGAGCTGAGACTCGTGGAACCGCGTCGCTTCAGCATGGGAGCTTCCCGGAGGGAGCCCGGACGGAGGGCGAACGAGGCTCTGCGCGACGTCGAGATCACCCGCCCGTTCTATATCGGCGCGACCGAGGTGACGAACCGTCAGTACCGAGAGTTCAAGAGCGCTCATCGCTCTGGTGCGCTTTCGGCCCATAACCTGGAGATCGATCATCATCCCGTCGTGCGAGTGGGGTGGAAAGACGCGGCCGAATATTGCAACTGGCTGAGCGCACAGGAGTCGCTGGCACCGGCCTATCAGTTAAGAGGGAGCGAGCTCGTTCTCGCCGATCCACCTACGAACGGCTACCGTCTCCCCACGGAGGCGGAGTGGTCGCTAGCGGCGCGCTATGCCACGGGCGAAGCCCTGAAATACCCGTGGGGGATGAGCTTGCCGCCGGCGCCGGGGTCGGGCAACTTCGCCGATCTCGCGGCTCAGGGTCTCGTGGTCACCACACTCGCGGGATATGACGATGGGTTCGCGACGACGGCCCCGGTGGACAGTTTTCCCGCGAATCCTCTCGGAATCCGTAATCTCGGGGGCAACGTCGCCGAGTGGACGAACGACCGCTACGCGATCAACCCGGGGCGCGGCACCGGAGTCGAGACCGATCCCCTGGGCCCGACGGAAGGTGAGTTTCACGTCATCCGCGGCTCCAGCTACCTTCATGGAAGCGTCACCGAGCTGAGGCTGAGCTACCGCGATTACGGCAGCGAGCCGCGGCCGGACGTTGGATTTCGTATTGCCCGATGGGCGGAGGTAACGCCATGA